A window of the Cystobacter fuscus genome harbors these coding sequences:
- the secG gene encoding preprotein translocase subunit SecG has protein sequence MLTFVTIVHVLLCVFMIFVILLQPGKDAGMGSALGGGAATSAFGGRGATTFLTKVTGVCAALFFLTSLGLSFVGMRSSVAAGAVAPAAAPAPAGTPEPGPSSTGAPPAGQIPAATPQDAAAPTGTAPAQEAPGTPSTVEQPRPAETPAPAPAPAPAQ, from the coding sequence ATGCTGACCTTCGTGACGATCGTGCACGTCCTGCTGTGCGTGTTCATGATCTTCGTCATCTTGCTGCAGCCCGGTAAGGACGCGGGCATGGGCTCGGCCCTGGGCGGCGGAGCCGCGACGAGTGCCTTCGGCGGCCGGGGCGCGACGACGTTCCTCACGAAGGTGACGGGCGTGTGCGCGGCGCTGTTCTTCCTCACGTCGCTGGGCCTGTCCTTCGTGGGCATGCGCTCCTCGGTGGCGGCGGGCGCGGTGGCCCCCGCGGCGGCTCCGGCTCCGGCCGGGACCCCCGAGCCGGGCCCCTCGTCGACGGGTGCGCCTCCGGCGGGGCAGATTCCCGCGGCCACTCCGCAGGACGCGGCGGCCCCCACGGGCACGGCGCCCGCGCAGGAGGCTCCGGGCACGCCGAGCACCGTGGAGCAGCCGCGCCCGGCCGAGACGCCGGCCCCGGCTCCTGCTCCCGCCCCGGCTCAGTAG
- a CDS encoding ATP-binding domain-containing protein, producing the protein MRELLKDGVRAEDIVILSQRKLSSSGLEGSSPGGLTIRDLCSDEAPAHGDRQIDFCTMHAFKGLERRAVIAWNMAELETPDLERLHYCGLSRARSLLMILLPERERNAVKRQFERNSAVVVRALAQQPTRA; encoded by the coding sequence GTGCGGGAGCTGCTCAAGGATGGCGTGCGAGCGGAGGATATCGTGATCCTCTCCCAACGAAAGCTGAGCAGTTCCGGCCTCGAAGGGTCCTCTCCAGGGGGTCTCACGATTCGCGACCTATGCTCCGACGAGGCACCTGCGCACGGCGATCGACAGATCGACTTCTGCACGATGCACGCATTCAAGGGACTGGAGCGCCGCGCGGTCATCGCCTGGAACATGGCCGAACTCGAGACGCCGGACCTTGAGCGGCTACACTACTGCGGCCTCAGCCGCGCGCGCAGCCTGCTGATGATTCTCCTGCCGGAACGCGAGCGGAACGCAGTCAAGCGGCAGTTCGAGCGAAACTCAGCAGTCGTGGTGCGCGCGCTCGCGCAGCAGCCCACGCGCGCCTGA
- a CDS encoding M36 family metallopeptidase codes for MPTLLWNQSWEPSAQAPATPEAIASWYLEQLAPLYHLGEATLRTASIHQVHDTGRGGILVSFRQHLEGIEVLDSELDVLLTRDLRLVAVGGNLQDVASPQPHTFRLSHGEAVAHALNELSRVAGASADLRETEPMPGGFRSFTLAPGRAFASSRMTLVLPARAKQVFYPRDGQLVPAYYVETFLGTDASNNSNAEASVISAEDGTVLRRQGLTHADSFEYRVWAETDGSRTPLDGPQADYTPHPTGTPDGNRPAFIPPRWVSMESFNGKGDVWLPSGATESRGNNVDAYADLSAPDGFTPGSDVRAATVAGSRRFDHVYDTSLGPLARAEQTQAAVTQLFYTTNWLHDDFYVSGFNEASGNAQVSNFGRGGLEGDPLLAEAQGHEGSNNAFMSVPADGQSPRMQVFIWMGPEEHFVEVSGQRYPTGLAFFGSQFFQLTKPLVLVNDGIANPSTHDGCEPMSGLGGAVVMLERGTCSMALKSRNAEQAGASGVIMINNIPGVPPPRMTNDDTSIVVKLPVLSVTYEDGARLVKLTEQQAPLPATLWRGSIDRDGSLDNTLVAHEWGHYLHLRLMVPCTTAQCLAMSEGWADFIALHMLLREGDSLEGSYALAPYASVALGSSTYFGIRRAPYSVNKGINDLSLRHISEGEPLPTHPMVTRKPGNSEIHNAGEIFASLLFEGYIALLRDTRIPTPRYDFKTIRRRMADYIVAAMKLAPANATYTEQLQALLAVAAAQDLTDHALLAEAFARRGAGPKAISPSRDSVDLTGVVEDFSVNSPGSDHPVAKAGPDQSVQGGRRVRLDASGSQAPKGGTLRFQWHQVSGSPVVLEDSGKSAATFTAPVVSKDTVLAFRVTVGLGNRATVDTVEIRVLAGDSVPVDAGTDAGTGDAGTPADDAGTDAGVEPSPVDGGTQPDAGTGDPDPGNSGCGCGAGSSAPRSTFLFTLLALLGAYQAQRRRTSRNPTRAIPTSHQEVT; via the coding sequence GTGCCCACCCTCCTCTGGAACCAATCCTGGGAGCCGAGCGCGCAGGCCCCAGCCACGCCCGAGGCCATCGCGTCCTGGTACCTGGAGCAGCTCGCGCCGCTCTATCACCTGGGAGAAGCCACACTCCGCACGGCCTCCATCCACCAGGTGCACGATACGGGTCGCGGAGGAATCCTCGTCTCCTTCCGCCAGCACCTCGAGGGCATCGAGGTCCTCGACAGCGAACTCGATGTGCTGTTGACGCGTGACCTCCGGCTGGTCGCCGTGGGAGGCAACCTCCAGGATGTGGCGAGTCCCCAGCCACATACATTCCGGCTCTCGCATGGAGAAGCCGTGGCGCACGCGCTCAATGAGCTGTCCCGTGTCGCGGGCGCATCCGCGGACCTGAGAGAGACGGAGCCGATGCCAGGAGGATTCCGCTCCTTCACGCTGGCTCCAGGCAGGGCCTTCGCCAGCTCCCGGATGACACTCGTCCTACCCGCCCGGGCGAAGCAAGTCTTCTATCCGAGGGATGGCCAGCTCGTCCCCGCGTACTACGTCGAGACCTTCCTCGGGACGGATGCGAGCAACAACTCCAACGCGGAGGCTTCCGTCATCTCCGCGGAAGATGGCACCGTGCTGCGGCGCCAGGGGCTGACCCACGCGGACTCGTTCGAGTACCGGGTCTGGGCGGAGACGGACGGGTCCAGAACACCCCTCGATGGACCGCAGGCCGACTACACACCGCATCCCACGGGCACTCCGGATGGAAACCGACCCGCCTTCATTCCCCCGCGATGGGTGTCGATGGAGAGCTTCAACGGGAAGGGGGATGTCTGGCTGCCCTCTGGTGCCACCGAGAGCCGCGGCAACAACGTCGATGCCTACGCGGACCTCTCCGCCCCCGATGGATTCACGCCCGGGTCCGATGTCCGCGCGGCGACCGTCGCGGGAAGCAGGCGCTTCGACCATGTCTATGACACGAGCCTCGGACCTCTGGCCCGTGCCGAGCAGACCCAGGCCGCCGTCACCCAGCTCTTCTACACGACCAATTGGCTCCACGATGACTTCTACGTCTCTGGCTTCAACGAGGCCTCGGGAAATGCCCAGGTCAGCAATTTCGGTCGGGGCGGCCTGGAAGGAGATCCGCTGCTCGCCGAGGCCCAGGGCCATGAAGGGTCCAACAACGCCTTCATGAGCGTGCCCGCGGATGGGCAGTCACCGCGCATGCAGGTCTTCATCTGGATGGGCCCGGAGGAACACTTCGTGGAGGTCTCTGGCCAGCGCTATCCGACAGGCCTGGCGTTCTTCGGCTCGCAGTTCTTCCAGCTCACCAAACCCCTGGTGCTCGTGAACGATGGAATCGCCAACCCGAGCACTCATGACGGATGTGAGCCCATGAGCGGGCTGGGTGGAGCCGTGGTCATGCTCGAGCGTGGAACGTGCTCCATGGCGCTCAAGTCCCGGAATGCCGAGCAGGCGGGCGCCTCGGGGGTGATCATGATCAACAACATACCGGGCGTCCCCCCCCCCCGGATGACGAATGACGACACGTCGATCGTCGTGAAGCTCCCCGTGCTCTCGGTCACCTACGAGGACGGAGCGCGCCTCGTGAAGCTCACCGAGCAGCAAGCTCCCCTCCCGGCGACCCTGTGGCGAGGCTCCATCGATCGTGACGGCTCCCTCGACAACACGCTCGTGGCCCACGAGTGGGGACACTACCTGCACCTGCGCCTGATGGTCCCGTGCACCACGGCCCAGTGCCTCGCCATGAGCGAAGGCTGGGCGGACTTCATCGCCCTGCACATGCTGCTGCGAGAAGGTGATTCGCTCGAGGGGAGCTACGCCCTCGCCCCCTACGCGAGCGTGGCGCTCGGCAGCAGCACCTATTTCGGAATCCGCCGGGCGCCCTATTCGGTCAACAAGGGCATCAATGACTTGAGCCTCCGGCACATCTCCGAAGGCGAGCCATTGCCCACCCACCCCATGGTCACCCGGAAGCCCGGGAACTCGGAGATCCACAACGCGGGGGAGATTTTCGCGAGCCTGCTGTTCGAGGGGTACATCGCCCTGCTCCGGGATACGCGGATTCCCACCCCCCGGTACGACTTCAAGACGATCAGGCGCCGCATGGCCGACTACATCGTCGCCGCGATGAAGCTCGCGCCCGCCAACGCGACGTATACCGAGCAGCTCCAAGCACTCCTGGCGGTCGCGGCGGCCCAGGATTTGACGGACCATGCGCTCCTGGCCGAGGCGTTTGCCCGCCGGGGCGCGGGGCCCAAAGCCATCTCCCCATCGCGAGACTCGGTGGACCTGACCGGTGTCGTCGAGGACTTCTCCGTGAACAGCCCTGGTTCCGACCATCCGGTGGCGAAGGCGGGTCCGGACCAGAGCGTCCAGGGCGGCCGACGCGTACGCCTGGATGCCTCCGGAAGCCAGGCTCCGAAGGGCGGCACCCTGAGGTTCCAATGGCACCAGGTGTCGGGTTCCCCCGTGGTGCTCGAGGACAGTGGGAAGAGCGCCGCCACGTTCACCGCGCCCGTGGTGTCCAAGGACACGGTGCTGGCCTTCCGCGTCACCGTGGGGCTGGGGAACCGTGCGACCGTCGATACCGTGGAGATCCGCGTGCTCGCCGGGGATTCGGTCCCCGTGGACGCGGGCACGGACGCGGGCACGGGCGATGCCGGCACTCCAGCTGACGACGCGGGCACGGATGCGGGAGTCGAGCCGTCGCCGGTCGATGGAGGGACGCAGCCAGATGCTGGCACGGGGGACCCGGACCCAGGAAACAGCGGGTGTGGCTGCGGAGCGGGTTCGAGTGCGCCGCGCTCCACGTTCCTCTTCACGCTCCTGGCCCTCCTCGGGGCCTACCAGGCGCAGCGAAGGCGTACCTCCCGGAACCCGACTCGAGCGATTCCGACGTCCCACCAGGAGGTGACATGA
- a CDS encoding VWA domain-containing protein has protein sequence MKTQTMSRLVSHVLLVVALVLLPRAEEAVAQTFSEEHVLIVIDRSGSMQLYRTNGQTRFTEAIRQARAYVNLPSSRPRSFAVWTFEEVSYIKEQGFADAATTLSTLNRLSAGNGVTPLAHAICDAVDELLQYEPGVNAKKVVRLVSDGEENSTPPSSQCHGPDSTSPYPNFTMDSWQWKVRNMLKTGDPLRDDPGPYKLVFDVNVLYDYVRFAGTGSPVREVSSTGRRAVSAPPTLASNYFTFLQGVSRDSGGTFTAIGDSSPVPVQGDTNQDYCVNDTDYYLVLAHYGNTVPPAPAAADVNHDGVVDYYDYTIVVNNYGSGCGSSPAVGR, from the coding sequence GTGAAGACCCAGACAATGTCCAGGTTGGTCTCGCACGTGCTCCTGGTCGTGGCCCTCGTGCTGCTGCCACGGGCCGAAGAGGCGGTGGCTCAAACCTTCAGTGAAGAGCACGTCCTCATCGTGATCGACCGCAGTGGCTCCATGCAGCTCTACCGAACCAATGGCCAGACCCGGTTCACCGAGGCCATCAGACAAGCCAGGGCGTACGTCAACCTGCCCTCGTCACGGCCCCGTTCCTTCGCGGTCTGGACCTTCGAGGAGGTCAGCTACATCAAGGAGCAGGGCTTCGCGGATGCCGCGACCACGCTCTCGACCCTGAACCGCCTGAGCGCCGGCAACGGGGTGACCCCCCTGGCCCACGCCATCTGTGACGCGGTCGACGAGCTCCTGCAATACGAGCCAGGGGTCAACGCGAAGAAGGTGGTCCGTCTGGTTTCCGATGGCGAGGAGAACAGCACGCCTCCCAGCTCCCAATGCCATGGCCCCGACAGCACCAGCCCCTATCCCAACTTCACGATGGATTCCTGGCAGTGGAAGGTCCGCAACATGCTCAAGACCGGGGATCCATTGAGGGATGATCCCGGTCCATACAAGCTGGTGTTCGACGTCAATGTCTTGTATGATTACGTCCGCTTCGCCGGAACCGGGAGCCCGGTTCGCGAGGTGTCCTCCACGGGGAGGCGCGCGGTGTCCGCCCCCCCCACGTTGGCTTCCAACTACTTTACGTTTCTCCAGGGCGTGTCCAGGGACTCGGGGGGTACCTTCACGGCGATCGGTGACTCGAGCCCCGTCCCCGTCCAGGGGGACACCAACCAGGATTACTGTGTCAACGACACCGACTATTACCTAGTGCTCGCCCACTACGGAAACACGGTTCCGCCCGCGCCCGCCGCCGCGGATGTGAACCATGACGGCGTGGTCGATTACTACGACTACACCATCGTCGTGAACAATTATGGCTCGGGTTGCGGCTCGAGTCCCGCGGTAGGCAGGTGA
- a CDS encoding RCC1 domain-containing protein: MSDRQSPGTRIVCLTLAVLLGTGLVTGCGSAPGMEEPLLGRMRSPLGGRPAAARLALGQYHSVGVHSDGTVWAWGYNRQGQLGNGTLTDTPTPVQVSNLGGVVSVASGDYHSLGLRSDGTVWAWGDNYSGQLGNGTNTASPVPVQVKNLSGVVSLGSGFSHALGLRSDGTVWAWGDNRYSQLGNVAATSSPLPVQVTGLNNIIAVVAGGYYSLALRSDGTVWGWGDNRFGQLGDGTTATRSVPVQVSNLSGVVTLSAGSSHTVALRSDGTVWAWGLNTYGQLGDGTNTNRLQPVQVALGDVMTLVAGNYHSLAVRADGAVWAWGDNRYRQLGNGTTTSSRVPVQSGLSGGVTLVAGYKHSLVLRSDGTVWAWGDNVFGQLGDGTFNPRSAAVKVSWLSLGRADVTSGQLHSVVLDSNGSVWVWGDNYNGQLGNGTGVDSLVAAPLSLNGGVAVSAGFKYTVVLKADTTVWSWGVNEYGQLGDGTLTDRARPVQVVGLSGVSAVAAGNYHALALRSNGTVWAWGFNRYGQLGDGTTTDRTQPVQVAGLSGIVAVAAGDSHSLALRSDGTVWTWGYNFDGQLGNGSYAWHIQPVQVAGLSGVVSVTAGGYHSLALRSDGTVWTWGYNGSGQLGEGTTALNRPSPVQVTGLSGVVSVAAGHYHSLALHSDGTVRAWGFNFDGQLGDGTLVNRNTPVRVTGLSGVVSVVAGDYHTLALRSDGSAWAWGYNGEGQLGDGTRNDTPLPVRVLGI; the protein is encoded by the coding sequence ATGTCTGATAGGCAATCCCCCGGAACACGGATCGTGTGTCTGACGTTGGCGGTGCTGCTCGGCACGGGACTCGTGACGGGTTGTGGGTCGGCACCCGGAATGGAGGAGCCCCTCCTGGGGCGGATGCGCTCACCCCTCGGGGGCCGGCCCGCCGCCGCGAGGCTGGCGCTGGGTCAGTACCACTCGGTGGGCGTGCACTCGGATGGGACGGTGTGGGCCTGGGGATACAACCGTCAGGGCCAGCTCGGCAACGGGACGCTCACCGACACGCCCACGCCGGTGCAGGTGTCGAACCTGGGTGGAGTGGTGTCCGTGGCCTCCGGGGACTATCACTCCCTGGGGCTGCGCTCGGACGGCACGGTATGGGCCTGGGGTGACAACTACAGCGGCCAGCTCGGCAACGGGACGAACACCGCCAGCCCCGTGCCGGTGCAGGTGAAGAACCTGAGCGGGGTGGTCTCGCTTGGCTCCGGGTTCTCTCATGCCCTGGGGCTGCGCTCGGACGGCACGGTGTGGGCCTGGGGCGACAACCGCTACAGCCAGCTCGGGAACGTGGCGGCGACCAGTAGCCCGCTGCCCGTGCAGGTGACGGGCCTGAACAACATCATCGCCGTGGTGGCCGGAGGCTATTACTCGCTGGCGCTGCGCTCGGATGGCACGGTGTGGGGCTGGGGCGACAACCGCTTTGGCCAGCTCGGGGATGGCACGACGGCCACGAGGAGCGTGCCGGTGCAGGTGTCGAACCTGAGCGGGGTGGTGACCCTCTCCGCCGGCTCCTCCCACACCGTGGCGCTGCGCTCGGATGGCACGGTGTGGGCCTGGGGTCTCAATACCTATGGCCAGCTCGGAGATGGGACGAACACCAACCGGCTCCAGCCCGTCCAGGTGGCCCTGGGCGACGTGATGACGCTGGTCGCCGGCAACTACCACTCGCTGGCGGTGCGCGCGGACGGCGCGGTGTGGGCCTGGGGCGACAATCGCTACCGTCAGCTCGGCAACGGGACGACCACCAGCAGCCGCGTGCCCGTGCAGTCGGGCCTGAGTGGAGGCGTCACCCTGGTGGCGGGGTACAAGCACTCGCTCGTGCTGCGCTCGGACGGCACGGTGTGGGCCTGGGGTGACAACGTCTTCGGACAGCTCGGGGATGGCACGTTCAATCCCCGGAGCGCCGCGGTGAAGGTGTCGTGGCTCTCGTTGGGCAGGGCGGACGTGACGTCCGGCCAGCTCCACTCCGTGGTGTTGGACTCGAACGGCTCGGTATGGGTCTGGGGTGACAACTACAACGGACAGCTCGGCAATGGGACGGGCGTCGACAGCCTCGTCGCCGCCCCCCTGAGCCTGAATGGGGGCGTGGCCGTCTCGGCCGGATTCAAATACACCGTGGTGCTCAAGGCCGACACCACGGTGTGGAGCTGGGGCGTCAACGAGTATGGGCAGCTCGGGGATGGGACGCTCACGGACAGGGCCCGGCCCGTGCAGGTGGTGGGGCTGTCCGGTGTCTCCGCCGTGGCGGCTGGCAACTACCACGCGCTGGCCCTGCGCTCGAACGGCACGGTGTGGGCCTGGGGCTTCAATCGCTACGGACAGCTCGGAGATGGAACGACCACGGACAGGACCCAACCCGTGCAGGTGGCGGGACTGTCCGGAATCGTGGCCGTGGCGGCCGGAGACAGCCATTCACTGGCCTTGCGCTCGGACGGTACGGTGTGGACCTGGGGCTACAACTTCGACGGCCAGCTCGGCAATGGCTCGTACGCCTGGCACATCCAGCCCGTGCAGGTGGCGGGGCTGTCTGGCGTGGTGTCCGTGACCGCCGGAGGCTACCACTCGCTGGCGCTGCGCTCGGACGGCACGGTGTGGACCTGGGGCTACAACGGCTCGGGCCAGCTCGGGGAGGGGACGACGGCGCTCAACAGGCCCTCGCCGGTACAGGTGACGGGCCTGAGCGGCGTGGTGTCCGTGGCCGCCGGCCACTACCACTCGCTGGCGCTGCACTCGGACGGTACGGTGCGCGCCTGGGGGTTCAACTTCGACGGCCAGCTCGGGGATGGAACGCTCGTCAATCGCAACACACCGGTACGGGTCACGGGCCTGAGCGGCGTGGTGTCCGTGGTCGCCGGGGACTACCACACGCTGGCGCTGCGCTCGGACGGCTCGGCCTGGGCCTGGGGCTACAACGGCGAGGGCCAGCTCGGAGACGGGACGCGCAACGACACCCCCCTGCCCGTCCGCGTCCTGGGCATTTGA
- a CDS encoding cupin-like domain-containing protein — MKSSREHRTADEIIHSMNARLLRSYARDLEGIIQFEFMDEHAFGFHLITSEGAFEVKRGRHARPHLRITLATTDYQEVLSGNVTQLYASGRLKLEGNLGLGLGLARMLSSRASADWFPDRQRIEEISARSAPLERIERRDMPPLEVFLREYARACRPVILLDVVRTWDVRALSPEQLKARFGALRVVPRIGDYVAAAFTSHHTYAQLSLAEYLDMIQSPLVGDAPPPYLGNNAVPDGLLSAIQYPPFFVPETCGRPNMWLGPAGTITPLHRDLVDNALAQVVGSKQLILFPPEQSCFLYTWSNSKLLDGAKVDPDHPDPLRYPLFEQARGLECTLEPGELLFLPAGWFHKVRSLSLSLSISFFKLYEPPASVL, encoded by the coding sequence TTGAAATCATCCAGAGAGCATCGGACCGCGGACGAGATCATCCATTCGATGAACGCCAGGCTGCTGCGTTCCTATGCACGAGATCTGGAAGGCATCATCCAGTTCGAGTTCATGGACGAGCACGCCTTCGGATTCCACCTCATCACGAGCGAGGGGGCCTTCGAGGTCAAACGAGGTCGGCATGCCCGGCCCCACCTTCGGATCACCCTGGCGACAACGGACTATCAGGAAGTCCTGTCCGGCAATGTGACGCAGCTCTATGCCAGCGGTCGGCTGAAGCTCGAGGGCAACCTGGGGCTGGGGCTCGGCCTGGCGAGGATGCTGTCCTCTCGGGCCTCGGCGGACTGGTTCCCCGACCGACAACGAATCGAGGAGATCTCGGCCAGAAGCGCGCCCCTCGAGCGGATCGAGCGGCGTGACATGCCTCCGCTAGAGGTCTTCCTGCGCGAGTATGCCCGGGCTTGCCGTCCCGTGATTCTCCTGGACGTGGTGAGGACCTGGGATGTGAGGGCCCTCTCGCCCGAGCAGCTCAAGGCCCGGTTCGGCGCGCTGCGGGTCGTCCCCAGGATCGGAGACTACGTGGCGGCGGCATTCACGTCTCATCACACCTACGCGCAGCTCTCCCTGGCCGAGTATCTGGACATGATCCAGTCTCCCCTGGTCGGTGATGCGCCGCCTCCGTACCTGGGCAACAACGCCGTACCGGATGGATTGCTGAGCGCCATCCAGTACCCACCCTTCTTCGTCCCAGAGACGTGCGGCCGGCCCAACATGTGGCTGGGGCCAGCGGGGACGATCACGCCACTCCACCGGGACCTCGTGGACAACGCGCTGGCGCAGGTGGTCGGGAGCAAGCAGTTGATCCTCTTTCCGCCCGAGCAGTCATGCTTCCTCTACACCTGGAGCAACTCCAAGCTGCTGGATGGAGCGAAGGTGGATCCGGATCACCCAGACCCGCTGCGGTACCCGTTGTTCGAGCAGGCCCGGGGACTCGAGTGCACGCTGGAGCCGGGCGAGCTGCTCTTCCTTCCCGCGGGCTGGTTTCACAAGGTCCGCTCCCTTTCCCTCTCGCTCTCCATCTCCTTCTTCAAGCTGTATGAGCCGCCGGCCTCGGTGCTCTGA